From a single Vanacampus margaritifer isolate UIUO_Vmar chromosome 15, RoL_Vmar_1.0, whole genome shotgun sequence genomic region:
- the LOC144035632 gene encoding 5,6-dihydroxyindole-2-carboxylic acid oxidase-like, which translates to MWRRCCFLVVLGAVLAGAQFPRECVTPEGLRSGQCCPSPPGLDAGPCGSGAGRGQCTSISADARPHGPQYPHDGLDDRERWPVRFFNRTCRCSGNFSGYNCGRCRHGWAGANCDQRVSVVRRNVMQLSAAEKQAFVNALDRAKRTVHPDLVIATRRLAEILGPDGNITLFENISIYNYFVWSHYYSVGKTFLGAGQPSFGGVDFSHEGPGFVTWHRFHLLQLERDMQDMLQEPTFALPYWNFAIGGSTCDICTDDLMGARSSFDTDSLSPNSVFSQWRVICESVADYDTLGTICNNTETSPIRRNPAGNVNRPMVQRLPEPQDVAACLQVSTFDTAPFYSTSSESFRNTIEGYSAPQGNYDPAVRSLHNLAHLFLNGTGGQTHLSPNDPIFVLLHTYTDAIFDEWLRRHSPGSAVYPDQNAPIGHNRGYNMVPFWPPVTNAEMFVTAPENLGYSYEAEWPGQPFTMTEMITMGIIATLVVVCAVFVATACAARSRSRKMEGFQPLLGDQYQRYDDGKSQSVV; encoded by the exons ATGTGGCGGCGCTGCTGTTTCCTAGTCGTGCTGGGCGCAGTTCTGGCGGGGGCCCAGTTCCCCAGAGAGTGCGTGACCCCCGAGGGGCTACGGAGCGGCCAGTGTTGCCCGTCCCCGCCGGGTCTCGACGCCGGTCCGTGCGGCTCCGGCGCGGGGCGCGGCCAGTGCACGTCCATCTCGGCGGACGCGCGTCCCCACGGCCCTCAGTACCCGCACGACGGGCTGGACGACCGAGAGCGATGGCCCGTCCGCTTTTTCAACCGGACTTGTCGCTGCAGCGGCAATTTCAGCGGCTACAACTGCGGGCGATGCAGACACGGTTGGGCCGGAGCCAACTGTGACCAGAGAGTTTCTGTGG TGAGGAGAAACGTGATGCAGCTCAGCGCCGCCGAGAAGCAGGCCTTCGTCAACGCGCTGGACCGAGCCAAGCGTACGGTACACCCGGACCTGGTGATCGCCACCCGGCGCCTGGCCGAGATCCTCGGACCCGACGGCAACATCACGCTCTTCGAGAACATCTCCATCTACAACTACTTTGTGTGGAGCCATTACTACTCCGTCGGCAAGACTTTCCTGGGTGCCGGCCAGCCCAGTTTCGGAGGGGTGGATTTTTCCCATGAGGGTCCCGGGTTCGTCACATGGCACCGGTTCCACCTGCTCCAACTGGAGCGAGACATGCAA gaTATGCTGCAAGAGCCCACGTTCGCCCTGCCCTACTGGAACTTCGCCATCGGCGGCAGCACGTGCGACATCTGCACGGACGACCTGATGGGAGCCCGGAGCAGCTTCGACACCGACTCGCTCAGCCCCAACTCCGTCTTCTCCCAGTGGAGGGTCATCTGCGAGAGCGTGGCCGACTACGACACGCTGGGAACTATCTGCAACA ACACAGAGACGTCTCCGATAAGAAGGAACCCCGCGGGCAACGTCAACAGGCCGATGGTCCAGCGGCTCCCGGAGCCTCAGGATGTGGCCGCCTGTCTGCAAGTCAGCACTTTTGATACGGCGCCGTTCTACTCCACCTCCTCGGAAAGCTTCCGAAACACCATCGAAG GCTATAGCGCCCCCCAGGGGAACTATGACCCCGCAGTAAGGAGCCTCCATAACCTGGCCCACTTGTTTCTGAACGGTACCGGCGGCCAGACCCACCTTTCGCCCAACGACCCCATCTTCGTCCTGCTCCACACCTACACCGACGCCATCTTTGACGAGTGGTTGCGGAGACACAGCCCAG GTTCGGCTGTGTATCCTGACCAAAATGCCCCGATTGGTCACAACCGGGGCTACAACATGGTTCCTTTCTGGCCCCCCGTGACCAACGCTGAGATGTTCGTGACCGCCCCTGAAAACCTTGGCTACTCTTATGAAGCTGAATGGCCAG GTCAACCTTTCACAATGACTGAAATGATCACAATGGGCATCATCGCCACCCTGGTGGTCGTCTGCGCCGTCTTCGTGGCCACCGCCTGTGCCGCGCGCTCCAGGTCCCGCAAGATGGAGGGATTCCAGCCGCTGCTTGGGGATCAGTACCAGCGATACGACGACGGCAAAAGTCAGTCGGTCGTCTGA
- the lurap1l gene encoding leucine rich adaptor protein 1-like, whose amino-acid sequence MNEGGSALSDLKDLETKLGRKVPESLVHSLAGGKHDKVTPPAARPGHNSADFDRLEGKLLFLKQEMANLRAIDVQLMQQLMSINEGIESIRWAMDDKGDAVSQDGSSTGSLYSLSDSQDGGSLPGSLGSLNDVNGDELDALSVGSYLDTLAEDFPDDLSPSGLDCFVDKSGGTFSKSPVKLRVESDEYYCFG is encoded by the exons ATGAACGAAGGCGGCTCCGCGTTGTCCGACTTGAAGGACCTAGAGACCAAATTGGGTCGAAAAGTTCCCGAAAGTCTCGTTCATTCGCTTGCGGGAGGCAAACACGACAAGGTGACACCCCCGGCGGCGCGTCCTGGACACAATTCGGCGGACTTTGACCGGCTGGAGGGAAAACTTCTTTTCCTCAAACAAGAAATG GCCAACCTGCGCGCCATCGACGTTCAGCTGATGCAGCAGCTCATGTCCATCAACGAGGGCATCGAGTCCATCCGCTGGGCGATGGACGACAAAGGCGACGCGGTCAGCCAAGACGGCAGCTCGACCGGCAGCCTGTACAGCCTGTCGGACAGCCAGGACGGCGGCTCGCTGCCGGGCAGCCTCGGCAGCCTGAACGACGTGAACGGCGACGAGCTGGACGCGCTGTCGGTGGGCAGCTACCTGGACACGCTCGCCGAGGACTTCCCGGACGATCTTTCGCCCAGCGGCCTGGACTGCTTTGTGGATAAATCTGGGGGCACCTTCAGCAAATCCCCAGTGAAACTGAGGGTGGAATCGGATGAATACTACTGCTTTGGATAA